From the genome of Anoplopoma fimbria isolate UVic2021 breed Golden Eagle Sablefish chromosome 1, Afim_UVic_2022, whole genome shotgun sequence, one region includes:
- the LOC129092202 gene encoding arfaptin-2-like, whose amino-acid sequence MADSIMSKAATMEIPINSNGDTGTLQEDDSLEQDLQQVMVSGPNLNETSIVSGGYGGPAGGIIPTSSIKDIRMKSRGVGLPKSQSTASGLAQHTDQHPGSSNSNSGNSTEEVSRGVAVEKLDSVKKWGINTYKCTKQMFSERFGRGSRTVDLELEAQIDVLRETKNKYENILRLATALTSHFQSMVETQQALGDTFTDLSQKSPELQDEFGYNAETQKLLCRNGEALLGAITFFVSSIDTLVNKTMEDTLLTIKLYENARLEFDAYRSDLEELSLGPRDGAAMVRIEMAQHEYQIYRDKYERLRSDVTIKLKFLEENKVKVMHKQLLLFHNAISAYFAGNQEQLEQTLIQFNVKLKPPGSDKPSWLEEQ is encoded by the exons ATGGCAGACAGTATCATGAGCAAGGCTGCTACTATGGAGATCCCCATTAATAGCAATGGAGACACAGGGACTCTGCAAGAGGATGACAGCCTGGAGCAG GATTTGCAGCAGGTGATGGTGTCTGGACCCAACCTGAATGAAACCAGCATTGTCTCAGGAGGTTATGGAGGACCTGCAGGGGGCATCATTCCTACCAGCAGCATCAAAG ACATTCGCATGAAATCCAGGGGTGTTGGCTTGCCTAAAAGCCAATCTACAGCCAGTGGACTTGCCCAACACACAGACCAGCATCCAG GTTCCTCGAACAGTAACTCTGGTAATTCCACTGAAGAAGTTTCTCGGGGTGTGGCCGTGGAGAAATTGGACAGTGTAAAGAAATGGGGCATAAACACATACAAG TGTACAAAGCAGATGTTCTCAGAGAGGTTTGGCAGAGGTTCAAGAACAGTAGACCTTGAACTGGAGGCTCAGATTGACGTGTTAAGGGAGACCAAGAACAAGTATGAAAACATCCTAAGACTGGCCACTGCACTCACCAGTCATTTTCAAAGCATGGTGGAGACACAGCAGGCTCTAGGAGACACCTTCACGGACCTCAGCCAGAAGTCCCCAGAGTTGCAG GACGAGTTTGGGTAtaatgcagaaacacaaaagctGTTGTGTAGGAATGGCGAGGCTCTGCTCGGTGCCATCACCTTCTTCGTGTCCAGCATCGACACGCTGGTCAACAAAACAATGGAGGATACTCTGCTGACCATTAAGCTGTATGAAAACGCAAG ACTTGAGTTTGATGCCTATCGCTCTGATCTGGAGGAGCTGAGTTTGGGCCCCAGGGATGGAGCTGCCATGGTGCGCATTGAGATGGCTCAGCATGAATACCAGATCTACAGAGACAAATATGAAAGGCTGCGTAGTGATGTCACCATCAAGCTCAAATTCCTGGAGGAAAACAAG gTGAAGGTTATGCACAAGCAGCTGCTTCTCTTCCATAATGCTATCTCAGCTTACTTTGCTGGCAACCAGGAGCAGTTGGAACAAACTCTAATACAGTTCAATGTAAAGTTAAAGCCCCCAGGATCGGACAAGCCATCCTGGCTGGAGGAGCAGTAA